In Pseudomonas sp. p1(2021b), the genomic window TGCTCTTGGCAGGCGCCACGCTCGCCCTGTGCGCCTGTACCCAGGAGCAAGGCCGCGACATCATCACCCAGTTCGGTGACGGCAAGCCCAGCGAGCTGTTCCAGACCAGCGTCGATCGCATGGCGACCCTGGCCATGCGCGACAACCTGCAGAGCTTGTACCTGTTGATGAACAAGCTCTACCAGCGCAACCCCAGCCAATGGAAACTGTCCGGCTACCTCGATGCCGCCACTGCCGAGCGGCAGATCCGCGTGGCCATTGAGCAGCGTCAGCCCTTGCCTCAGCTGGGCAACCGCCGTGACCTGGCGGCCTTGAGCTACGCCTTGAGCCCGGAATTTCGCGGCGACCGGGTAGGGGCGTTCATCTACGCCATCGGCAGCATGGTGATCACTGCCCACGGCGGGCGCACCGAGTTCTATATGACCGACACCATCGACCCGCTGTTCGTCAACAATGCTGCGCGCAACATCGAGAAGGCCACCTGGATGCTCAGCCAGCGCCAGGATGCCAACGGGGTGTTGCTGCTGTTCTCCAACGAGATTTCCGAAGAAGGCAGCAACCTGAGCTTCGCCGTGGAGTTCGGCAAGATCGTGGCGCGGCTGGACCTGCTGGCCCAGATGCTCGACGAACGCTACCGGCGCATCGGCCTGAACTACGCCCAGAGCCTGTTGCTGATGAACTTCCTGCCGGTGCAGTAGCGCCTTTGCATGTGTCGAACCCGCAACCGGCTTCCTCCCCCTGCGATAAGGTTTGCACTGCCGGCCGGGATGAAGGTAGCTTCCGGAAAACGACTTTTCAGGGACTCATACCTTGGACTCACTGACCCAAGCCGTCCTCGGCGCCGCCCTGCAAGGTGCGGTGCTGGGGCGCATCCAGGGCCGTCGATCATTGTTGTATGGTGCGGCCCTTGGCACCCTGCCAGACCTCGACGTGGTCATTCGCTACGCCGACCCAGTCTCGCAGATGACCTTCCACCGAGGCTTTTCCCATTCGATCTTCGTGCTCACCGGCCTGGCCTTGCTGCTGGCGTGGCTGGTGAGTGCGATCGGCCGTAGGCGCTGGCCCGAGAAGGGCTACCGCTGGCCGAGGTTGTTCCTGGCGTTCTGGCTGGCCCTGGTGACCCACCCGATCCTCGACGCCTTCACGGTCTATGGCACCCAGCTGTTCTGGCCGTTGCACCTGACCCCGGAAAGTTGGGCGGCGGTGTTCATCATCGACCCGGTGTACACCGTGCCGTTACTGGGCGCTGTGCTGTACGCTGCGTTCAAGGGGATGCAGGGCAGGGCGATCTCGCTGCTGACCCTGGCGCTGGTGTTCAGCACCGCCTACCTGGGCTTTGGCCTGGCCGGGCGCATGGCGGCCGAACAACGCTTCCAGTTCGCGCTGGACCAGCAGGGCATCGCCGTCAGCGAGGTGCGGGCCGTGCCGCTCGCCTTCAACAGCCTGGTATGGCGGGTATTGGCCAAGACGCCCGATGGGCACTACTACGAAGGCGTCAGCAGCCTGTTCGACCGCCAGCCGCCGGAAATGCAGCGTCAGTCGTTGAACCTGGAGGCGGCCAAGGTGCTCGACGGCGTGCCGCTGCACGAACGCCTGCGCTGGTTCACCGATGGCTGGCTGCGCTATGACGTGGTAGGCGATGCCCTGGTGGTGACCGACCTGCGCATGGGCATCCCGGGCAACTACACCTTCCGCTTCAGCATGGCCCACCGTGACGACACAGGCCACTGGACCGCCGGCACCCCCACGCTGTGGCTGGGCGATGGTGTGGGCTCGATGTTCAACGCCCAGGACCTGGCACTGATCTGGCGGCGCATCGTCGAGCAACAACCCCCCCTGCCGCTGGCGGCCTGGACCCAGAAGTACCTGGGCCCGGCACAGGCCGCCGAGGCAGAGCGCTGAGCGCGATATCGGATCAGGAACGAGGCAACCGGCCAGTGACGAAATGCGCCACATCGTTGAAGCCGGGTGTCGAGGCATGCCCTGGGGTCACCAGCGAATCGATGAAGGCTTCGTCCTCGGCGGTGATCTTCACTTCCAGCGCACCCGCGTAGGTGTCCCACTGGGCCTCGGTACGCGGGCCTACGATCGCAGAGCTGACCAGGCGATTGTTCAGCACCCAGGCGATGGCGAATTCGACGATACCCACGCCCTTGGCGTCGGTAT contains:
- a CDS encoding metal-dependent hydrolase, translated to MDSLTQAVLGAALQGAVLGRIQGRRSLLYGAALGTLPDLDVVIRYADPVSQMTFHRGFSHSIFVLTGLALLLAWLVSAIGRRRWPEKGYRWPRLFLAFWLALVTHPILDAFTVYGTQLFWPLHLTPESWAAVFIIDPVYTVPLLGAVLYAAFKGMQGRAISLLTLALVFSTAYLGFGLAGRMAAEQRFQFALDQQGIAVSEVRAVPLAFNSLVWRVLAKTPDGHYYEGVSSLFDRQPPEMQRQSLNLEAAKVLDGVPLHERLRWFTDGWLRYDVVGDALVVTDLRMGIPGNYTFRFSMAHRDDTGHWTAGTPTLWLGDGVGSMFNAQDLALIWRRIVEQQPPLPLAAWTQKYLGPAQAAEAER